Proteins encoded in a region of the Suricata suricatta isolate VVHF042 chromosome 10, meerkat_22Aug2017_6uvM2_HiC, whole genome shotgun sequence genome:
- the LOC115304952 gene encoding LOW QUALITY PROTEIN: olfactory receptor 9-like (The sequence of the model RefSeq protein was modified relative to this genomic sequence to represent the inferred CDS: substituted 1 base at 1 genomic stop codon), translating into MGSGNGTAVTEFVLLGFSDFGSLRGPLFWGVLCIYLVTLLGNSLIVLLTLADPALRSPMYFFLRHFSTVEILXTTTIVPRMLADLLASCPTISPASCFTQLYFFALFGIAECCLLTAMAYDRYAAICRPLHYTTLMNQEACVSMAGASYLMGFITGTTHSVFIFTLPFRGANTIHHFLCDILPVLRLASASTFWGEVGNLAVTITFILTPFLLIVASYACILATLLGVATSQGRRKLFSTCSSHLFVVILFFGTGTVAYMKPWAGSSKDTDQILALFYTVVTPVFNPFVYTLRNKEVTGAMRRLVKRYVWSP; encoded by the coding sequence ATGGGAAGTGGCAATGGCACAGCAGTAACTGAGTTTGTTTTGCTGGGGTTCTCGGATTTTGGTTCCCTTCGGGGTCCTCTGTTTTGGGGGGTGCTTTGCATCTACCTGGTCACTTTGCTGGGCAACTCCCTCATCGTCCTCCTCACGCTGGCAGACCCTGCCCTGCGCTCGcccatgtatttctttcttcGCCACTTCTCCACAGTGGAAATCCTTTAAACCACAACCATCGTGCCCAGGATGCTGGCTGATCTCCTCGCCTCCTGCCCCACCATCTCACCTGCCAGCTGCTTTACCCAGCTGTATTTCTTCGCCCTCTTTGGCATTGCTGAATGTTGTTTGCTCACtgccatggcctatgaccgctacgCTGCTATCTGCCGGCCTCTCCATTACACCACCCTGATGAACCAGGAAGCGTGTGTGAGCATGGCGGGGGCCTCCTACCTCATGGGCTTCATTACAGGCACCACTCACTCCGTCTTCATCTTCACTTTGCCCTTCCGTGGTGCCAACACTATCCACCACTTCCTCTGTGACATCCTGCCTGTGCTGAGGCTCGCTAGTGCCAGCACCTTCTGGGGCGAAGTGGGCAATCTTGCTGTCACGATAACCTTTATCCTGACCCCCTTCTTACTGATTGTAGCCTCCTATGCCTGCATCCTTGCCACCCTCCTTGGGGTCGCAACCTCCCAGGGACGTAGAAAACTCTTCTCTACCTGTTCCTCCCATCTGTTTGTAGTCATACTCTTTTTTGGGACTGGGACTGTTGCCTATATGAAGCCTTGGGCAGGCTCCTCTAAGGACACGGACCAGATCCTTGCTCTTTTCTACACAGTTGTTACTCCTGTTTTCAACCCTTTTGTCTACACTCTGAGGAACAAGGAGGTCACAGGGGCAATGAGGCGGCTTGTGAAGAGATACGTTTGGAGCCCTTGA
- the LOC115304953 gene encoding olfactory receptor 10P1, whose translation MTEENQTLPEFLLLGFSDLRALQGPLFWVVLLVYLVTLLGNSVIILLTQASPALHSPMYFFLRHLSVVEVLYTTDIVPRTLADLAHPHPRAISFQSCATQMYVFIVLGITECCLLTAMAYDRYAAICRPLHYSTLMSWQACMAMVGVSWLMGIITATTHSSLIFTLPFPSHPIIPHFLCDILPVLRLASAGKHRSEISVVTATVVFIMVPFSLIVASYACILGAILAMASTQSRRKVFSTCSSHLLVVFLFFGTASITYIRPQAGSSVTMNRILSLFYTVITPVLNPIIYTLRNKEVAGALWHMVKRQVSSP comes from the coding sequence ATGACTGAGGAAAATCAGACTCTGCCCGAATTTCTCCTTCTAGGATTCTCTGACCTCAGGGCCCTGCAGGGCCCCCTGTTCTGGGTGGTACTTCTGGTCTACCTGGTTACCTTGCTGGGAAACTCTGTGATCATCCTCCTGACACAGGCTAGCCCTGCTCTGCActcccccatgtacttcttcctgcgCCACCTCTCAGTGGTGGAAGTCCTATACACCACAGACATTGTGCCCAGGACCCTGGCTGACCTGGCCCACCCACACCCCCGGGCCATCTCCTTCCAGAGCTGTGCAACCCAGATGTATGTCTTCATTGTCCTGGGCATCACAGAGTGCTGCCTGCTCAcagccatggcctatgaccgctacgCTGCCATCTGCCGGCCTCTGCACTATTCCACCCTCATGAGCTGGCAGGCCTGCATGGCCATGGTGGGTGTCTCCTGGCTCATGGGCATCATCACAGCCACCACCCATTCCTCCCTCATCTtcactctgcctttccccagccaCCCGATCATCCCACATTTCCTCTGTGACATCCTGCCGGTACTGAGACTGGCAAGTGCTGGGAAGCACAGGAGTGAAATCTCTGTGGTGACAGCCACTGTGGTCTTCATCatggtccccttctctctgattGTCGCCTCTTATGCCTGCATCCTGGGTGCCATCCTGGCAATGGCCTCCACCCAGAGCCGCCGCAAGGTCTTCTctacctgctcctcccacctgctCGTGGTCTTCCTCTTCTTTGGGACAGCCAGCATCACCTACATCCggccccaggcaggctcctctgTCACCATGAATCGCATCCTCAGCCTCTTCTACACAGTCATCACACCCGTGCTCAACCCCATCATCTATACCCTTCGAAACAAGGAGGTGGCAGGAGCCCTGTGGCACATGGTGAAGAGGCAGGTCTCCTCACCTTGA
- the LOC115305156 gene encoding olfactory receptor 2AP1-like, which produces MANQTVVTEFFLQGLTDTKELQVAVFLLLLLAYLVTVSGNLVVISLTLLDTRLQTPMYFFLRNLSCLEIWFQTVIVPKMLLNIATGTKTISFAGCITQDFFHIFLGATEFLLLTAMAYDRYIAICQPLHYPILMSNRVCTQLILTCWLTGFSFIIVPVILTSQLPFCDTHINHFFCDYTPLMEVVCTGPQVLEMVDFTLAVVALVSTLMLITISYIQIIRTIVRIPSVQERKKTFSTCSSHIIVVTLCYGSCFFMYVKPSPGKGVDFNKGVSLINTIIAPLLNPFIYTLRNQQVKQAVKDLIRKMAWLQNK; this is translated from the coding sequence ATGGCCAATCAGACCGTAGTGACTGAGTTCTTTCTCCAAGGCCTGACAGACACCAAAGAGCTTCAGGTGGCAGTTTTCCTGCTCCTGCTGCTTGCCTACCTTGTGACTGTCTCTGGAAACCTGGTTGTCATCAGCCTGACCTTGCTGGACACACGCCTGCAAACCCCAATGTACTTCTTCCTGCGGAATCTGTCCTGCCTAGAAATTTGGTTCCAGACTGTCATTGTGCCCAAGATGTTGCTCAACATTGCCACAGGGACCAAGACCATCAGTTTTGCTGGCTGCATTACTCAGGACTTTTTCCACATCTTCCTGGGGGCTACAGAGTTCCTCCTCCTCAcagccatggcctatgaccggtACATTGCCATCTGCCAGCCCCTCCACTACCCCATCCTCATGAGCAACAGAGTGTGCACACAGCTTATCCTCACCTGCTGGCTGACAGGATTCTCCTTCATCATAGTGCCTGTCATCCTGACCAGTCAGCTTCCATTCTGTGACACCCACATCAACCACTTCTTCTGCGACTATACCCCTCTAATGGAGGTGGTGTGCACTGGGCCACAGGTATTAGAGATGGTGGATTTTACCCTGGCTGTGGTGGCGCTGGTCAGCACTCTGATGCTGATCACCATATCCTACATCCAGATCATTCGGACAATTGTCAGGATCCCCTCTgtccaagagagaaagaagactttCTCCACCTGTTCCTCCCATATCATTGTGGTCACCCTGTGCTATGGCAGCTGTTTCTTCATGTATGTGAAGCCGTCTCCAGGCAAGGGGGTTGATTTCAACAAAGGAGTGTCCCTAATCAATACAATTATTGCCCCCCTCTTAAATCCCTTCATCTACACTCTCAGGAACCAACAAGTTAAGCAAGCAGTGAAAGACCTGATCAGGAAAATGGCGTGGCTCCAAAATAAATGA